A window of the Kazachstania africana CBS 2517 chromosome 10, complete genome genome harbors these coding sequences:
- the STH1 gene encoding RSC chromatin remodeling complex ATPase subunit STH1 (similar to Saccharomyces cerevisiae STH1 (YIL126W); ancestral locus Anc_2.235), translated as MLETTVDGKTIPDNISTKEVETVPVINIPLPQSNEQLNQLIYRYRAITSNPKDNIVEISAIENVLAKISNEHALYLKNLNALRESITKVEYDNAQFNRQLLALQLLEKDLDIPDHLLMVEALEDVEEKKVNGAVPSTDANQLKQIKLSLDFTENAKNFGLLDSFSNKQSKLGTQKFEDLISQQIAKRINELEKLPANLGTYSLDDSLEFTTKDDLPSNIHKLKMKALVELKSLKLLTKQKSIRQKLISNVANQSHHSISSLRDSPFTVSAQRSVQVRSKVIVPQTARIAEELERQTLLEKRKKERNLHLQKIHSITDFVVERSQVTMSKRDRLIQTGKICLSAHGQIEKDEQRRIERTAKQRLAALKSNDEEAYLKLLDQTKDTRITQLLRQTNSFLDSLSQAVRVQQNEAKLMKGEEISPITDEERENIDYYEVAHKIKEKIPKQPSILVGGTLKEYQLFGLEWMVSLYNNHLNGILADEMGLGKTIQSISLITYLFETKQDRGPYLVIVPLSTITNWTLEFEKWAPSLNTIVYKGTPNQRRILQHQIKIGNFDVLLTTYEYIIKDRSLLAKHEWAHMIIDEGHRMKNAQSKLSYTIQHYYKTRNRLILTGTPLQNNLPELWALLNFVLPKVFNSSKTFEDWFNTPFANTGSQEKLELTEEETLLIIRRLHKVLRPFLLRRLKKEVEKDLPDKVEKVIKCKLSGLQQQLYQQMLNHNALFFGAGAEGTTKTGIKGLNNKIMQLRKICNHPFVFDEVEGVINPSRGNTDLLYRVAGKFELLDRVLTKFKATGHRVLMFFQMTQVMDIMEDFLRMRNLKYMRLDGSTKTEDRTGMLKDFNAPNSEYFCFLLSTRAGGLGLNLQTADTVIIFDTDWNPHQDLQAQDRAHRIGQKNEVRILRLITTDSVEEVILERAMQKLDIDGKVIQAGKFNNKSTAEEQEEFLRRLIESESSKVDDDDQAELDDEELNEILARSEEEKILFDKMDQERKEEEERLAKANGLKEPLPRLIQTDELPAVFTENIEDHLQTEPVAVGRIRQTKRVYYDDGLTEEQFLEAVEDESVTLEEAIKRKRESREKRRRKKEDIDELDEENHEIRTLENTPDEVLDTYNVVDEKSVEDESPKKVNGRSRTRPTRKRTSMDLVDTTEDIEDHGVKAEGSATIDAEPEKKRPKFKITLKLKGQQETEDNVVDGGETPIPDGDKKPKNRSKSKPKRVISGDIKPLVEKLLNDMRQQLDETDAHPLTSIFEKLPSKKLYPDYYTLIENPTALETILRNCRKGLYKTMDEVKGELNIMYKNAKFYNEEGSWVYNDADKLNKYTDEWFQKNVK; from the coding sequence ATGTTAGAGACAACTGTAGATGGTAAAACCATTCCGGATAATATAAGTAcaaaagaagttgaaaCTGTACCGGTGATCAATATTCCATTACCGCAATCAAACGAACAATTAAATCAGTTGATCTATCGTTATAGAGCAATCACTAGCAATCCTAAGGATAATATTGTTGAAATCAGTGCCATAGAGAACGTATTGGCgaagatttcaaatgaaCATGCCTTatacttgaaaaatctaaatGCACTAAGAGAGTCCATCACCAAGGTCGAATACGATAATGCTCAATTTAACAGACAGTTGTTAGCATTGCAGTTACTTGAGAAAGATTTAGATATTCCTGATCATCTCTTAATGGTGGAAGCTTTGGAAGACgtggaagaaaaaaaagttaatgGTGCTGTACCAAGTACTGATGCTAATCAATTAAAACAAATCAAACTATCACTTGATTTTACTGAAAATGCAAAGAATTTTGGTCTTTTGGACAGTTTCAGCAACAAACAATCGAAATTAGGTACTCAAAAGTTTGAAGACTTAATCTCTCAACAAATTGCTAAGagaattaatgaattagaaaaattgcCTGCAAATTTGGGAACGTATTCACTCGATGACTCCTTAGAGTTCACTACAAAGGATGATTTACCGTCAAATATTCATAAACTAAAAATGAAAGCTCTCGTGGAGttgaaaagtttgaaattgttgacCAAGCAGAAATCTATCAGGCAAAAATTAATCTCAAATGTTGCAAACCAATCCCATCATagtatttcttctttgcGTGATTCTCCATTCACAGTCTCAGCTCAAAGATCAGTACAAGTTAGAAGTAAAGTTATCGTTCCACAAACGGCAAGAATTGCTGAAGAGTTAGAAAGACAGACTCTATTAGAAAAAcgtaagaaagaaagaaaccTTCATCTGCAGAAAATCCATAGTATTACAGattttgttgttgaaaGAAGCCAGGTCACTATGAGTAAGAGAGATCGTTTAATTCAAACGGGTAAGATTTGTCTATCCGCTCACGgtcaaattgaaaaagatgaacaaagaagaattgaaagaacaGCAAAACAACGTCTTGCTGCGTTAAAAtctaatgatgaagaagcttatttgaaattgttagACCAGACCAAGGATACAAGAATTACCCAATTGTTAAGACAAACCAATTCTTTCTTAGACTCCTTGTCTCAGGCTGTTAGAGTTCAACAAAATGAAgcaaaattaatgaaaggTGAAGAAATCAGCCCCATCacagatgaagaaagagaaaacaTCGATTATTACGAAGTCGCCCATAAAATTAAGGAAAAAATACCTAAACAACCTTCAATTTTAGTGGGCGGTACTTTAAAGGAGTATCAATTATTTGGTCTTGAATGGATGGTTTCTTTGTACAACAACCATTTAAACGGTATCTTAGCAGATGAAATGGGTCTGGGTAAGACCATTCAGTccatttctttaataaCTTACCTATTCGAAACTAAACAAGACCGTGGCCCTTACCTTGTTATTGTACCACTATCAACCATAACCAACTGGACGTTAGAATTTGAGAAATGGGCACCAAGTCTGAATACCATCGTTTACAAAGGCACACCGAACCAAAGGCGTATATTACAacatcaaatcaaaatagGTAACTTTGACGTTCTATTGACAACCTACgaatatattattaaagaTAGATCATTGTTAGCAAAACATGAATGGGCACATATGATTATTGATGAAGGTCATAGAATGAAGAACGCACAATCCAAATTATCTTACACCATACAACATTACTATAAGACTAGAAACAGACTTATCTTGACCGGTACTcctttacaaaataatttacCAGAATTATGGgcattattgaattttgttttaCCCAAGGTTTTCAACTCATCGAaaacatttgaagattGGTTCAATACTCCTTTTGCAAACACTGGTTCACAAGAGAAACTAGAACTAACGGAAGAAGAAACGTTACTAATCATCAGAAGATTGCATAAAGTCTTGAGACCTTTCTTATTACGTCGTTTGAAGAAGGAAGTCGAAAAGGATCTACCTGATAAGGTTGAAAAGGTTATAAAGTGTAAGCTTTCTGGCTTGCAACAACAATTATATCAACAAATGTTGAACCATAatgcattattttttggtgCTGGTGCCGAAGGGACCACTAAGACTGGTATCAAGGGTTTGAACAATAAGATTATgcaattgagaaaaatttgtaatcatccttttgtttttgaCGAAGTTGAAGGTGTAATTAATCCATCTAGAGGTAATACTGATTTGTTATATCGTGTAGCTGGTAAATTCGAGCTGTTAGATCGTGTTTTGACGAAATTCAAGGCGACAGGTCATAGAGTTCTTATGTTTTTCCAAATGACTCAAGTCATGGATATCATGGAAGATTTCTTAAGAATGCGTAATCTGAAATATATGAGATTGGATGGTAGTACGAAAACTGAAGATAGAACTGGCATGTTAAAAGATTTCAACGCTCCAAATTCAGAATACTTCTGTTTCCTACTTTCAACAAGAGCCGGTGGTTTAGGTCTTAATTTACAAACTGCAGACACTGTTATCATCTTTGATACTGATTGGAATCCACATCAAGATTTACAAGCCCAAGATAGAGCTCATAGAATTGGTCAAAAGAATGAAGTTAGAATTCTGAGGTTGATCACCACCGATTCTGTGGAAGAAGTTATTTTAGAAAGAGCTATGCAAAAGTTGGATATTGACGGGAAAGTTATTCAAGCTggtaaattcaataataagTCTACTGctgaagaacaagaagaatttttgagaAGATTGATAGAAAGTGAATCGAGTAAAGTCGATGACGATGACCAAGCAGAATTAgacgatgaagaattaaatgaaatcCTGGCCCGttctgaagaagagaaaatattgttcGATAAAATGGatcaagaaagaaaagaggaagaagagagaTTAGCAAAGGCTAATGGTTTAAAGGAGCCTTTGCCAAGATTAATCCAGACGGATGAATTACCAGCTGTTTTCACAGAGAACATAGAAGATCATCTACAGACAGAACCAGTCGCAGTTGGAAGAATAAGGCAGACGAAGAGGGTCTATTATGATGACGGTTTAACTGAAGAACAATTCTTAGAGGCTGTAGAAGACGAAAGCGTTACTTTGGAGGAAGCCATCAAGAGGAAACGTGAATCTCGTGAAAAGAGACGCCGTAAAAAGgaagatattgatgaacttgatgaagaaaacCATGAGATTAGAACATTAGAAAATACTCCTGACGAAGTCCTCGACACATATAACGTAGTTGATGAAAAGAGTGTGGAAGATGAATCTCCAAAGAAAGTCAATGGAAGAAGCAGGACCAGGCCAACAAGAAAGAGAACTTCGATGGACTTGGTTGACACAACCGAGGATATTGAAGATCATGGAGTCAAAGCAGAAGGTTCTGCTACTATTGATGCTGAACCAGAAAAGAAGAGGCCTAAGTTCAAGATTACATTGAAACTGAAGGGTCAACAAGAAACTGAAGATAATGTCGTAGATGGTGGTGAAACTCCAATACCTGATGGAGATAAAAAGCCAAAAAATAGAAGTAAAAGTAAACCAAAGAGGGTCATATCAGGTGACATTAAACCTTTAGTGGAGAAGTTGTTGAATGACATGCGTCAACAATTGGATGAAACCGACGCTCACCCACTcacatcaatttttgaaaagttacCTTCAAAGAAACTATATCCGGATTATTACACATTAATCGAAAACCCTACTGCATTGGAGACAATCTTGAGAAATTGCAGGAAAGGTCTCTACAAAACCATGGACGAAGTGAAAGGAGAACTGAATATAATGTACAAGAATGCCAAATTCTACAACGAAGAAGGTTCATGGGTCTACAACGATGCTGACAAGTTGAATAAGTACACTGACGAATGGTTCCAAAAAAATGTTAAATAA
- the KAFR0J01670 gene encoding 60S ribosomal protein uL6 (similar to Saccharomyces cerevisiae RPL9B (YNL067W); ancestral locus Anc_2.236): protein MKYIQTEQSIAVPENVTVAIKSRIVKVTGPRGTLTKNLKHIDVTFNKVNARLIKVTVHNGDRKHVAALRTVKSLIDNMVTGVTKGYKYKMRYVYAHFPINVNTIEKDGAKFIEIRNFLGDKKVRLVPVREGVEIEFSTNQKDEIVLSGNSVEEVSQNAADIQQICRVRNKDIRKFLDGIYVSSKGVIEEAM, encoded by the coding sequence ATGAAGTACATTCAAACTGAACAATCTATTGCTGTCCCAGAAAACGTTACTGTAGCTATCAAGTCCAGAATTGTTAAAGTTACTGGTCCAAGAGGTACTCTAACCAAGAACCTAAAGCACATTGATGTTACTTTCAACAAGGTTAACGCTAGATTAATCAAGGTTACTGTCCACAATGGTGACAGAAAGCACGTTGCTGCTTTAAGAACCGTGAAATCTTTGATTGACAACATGGTCACTGGTGTTACCAAGGGTTACAAGTACAAGATGAGATACGTCTATGCGCATTTCCCAATCAACGTCAACACTATTGAAAAGGACGGTGCTAAGTTCATTGAAATCAGAAATTTCTTAGGTGACAAGAAGGTTAGATTGGTCCCAGTTAGAGAAGGtgttgaaattgaattctcTACCAATCAAAAGGATGAAATCGTTTTATCTGGTAACTCTGTAGAAGAAGTTTCTCAAAACGCTGCTGACATTCAACAAATCTGTAGAGTTAGAAACAAGGATATCCGTAAGTTCTTAGACGGTATCTACGTTTCCTCTAAGGGTGTTATTGAAGAAGCTATGTAG